Proteins from a single region of Sporosarcina sp. P33:
- a CDS encoding DUF2187 family protein encodes MIRLAFPRKDRPVSDFVASRYVDEVISFNRNEHEVSGTIFKILENSVIVKISEADAEQIGAASNMTVVAHKNYKVQ; translated from the coding sequence ATGATTCGATTGGCATTCCCACGTAAAGATCGTCCAGTTTCTGATTTTGTGGCCTCACGATATGTAGACGAAGTCATATCTTTCAACCGTAATGAACATGAAGTTTCCGGAACTATCTTCAAAATTCTTGAAAACTCTGTCATTGTGAAAATTTCCGAAGCAGACGCAGAGCAAATTGGAGCAGCTTCCAATATGACTGTCGTTGCACACAAAAATTACAAGGTACAATAA
- a CDS encoding DMT family transporter, producing the protein MNKILFGLLVVITTALMGSSFAVGKIGLEYSSPLLLVALRFSIAGAIMAVIVKIMKKPHPKTIGEWKWLVLIGSLQTAAVMGCIFIALRTITSGETSILTFTNPLLVVVIGTLVLKIRYRLQQWVGVICGLFGVFITMGGHLDLKIGTVLGFLSAVAWACATLLVKVHGHRFDTWVMTAYQMLFGGLILFAASYVLEEPFFEVNALSLAILGWLAIAASIVQFSIWFYLLQTGNPERTSAFLFLAPFFGTLSGWVLLNERLSMSLIFGGMLISLGIFLVNWRSKKELSRLSS; encoded by the coding sequence ATGAATAAAATTCTATTTGGGCTTTTGGTTGTCATTACGACGGCATTGATGGGGTCCTCATTTGCAGTAGGTAAAATTGGGCTGGAATATTCTTCACCGCTGCTATTGGTAGCACTGCGGTTTTCCATTGCGGGCGCGATTATGGCGGTGATTGTAAAGATAATGAAAAAGCCGCATCCAAAAACGATCGGGGAGTGGAAGTGGCTCGTGCTGATAGGGTCACTGCAGACCGCTGCGGTCATGGGCTGTATCTTTATCGCGCTCCGTACGATTACGTCTGGTGAAACATCTATTCTGACATTCACCAACCCGCTGCTTGTAGTAGTCATCGGAACACTTGTATTGAAGATCCGTTATCGTCTGCAGCAGTGGGTTGGTGTCATTTGCGGTCTGTTTGGTGTGTTCATCACAATGGGCGGGCACTTGGACTTGAAAATCGGTACAGTATTAGGGTTTCTTTCTGCAGTAGCCTGGGCTTGTGCAACACTTCTCGTCAAAGTGCATGGCCACCGTTTCGATACGTGGGTAATGACAGCGTATCAAATGCTGTTTGGCGGATTGATTTTATTCGCCGCGAGTTATGTACTGGAAGAACCGTTTTTTGAAGTGAATGCGCTGTCACTGGCAATTCTCGGGTGGCTGGCGATTGCTGCATCAATTGTACAATTTTCTATTTGGTTTTATTTACTGCAGACAGGAAATCCGGAACGGACGAGTGCATTTTTGTTTTTGGCACCGTTTTTCGGCACATTATCCGGCTGGGTGTTATTGAACGAGAGATTGTCGATGAGTTTAATCTTTGGCGGTATGCTTATCAGTTTGGGTATTTTCCTTGTAAACTGGCGCAGCAAGAAAGAGTTAAGCCGTTTGTCTAGTTGA
- a CDS encoding metal-sensitive transcriptional regulator, which translates to MEYDDKVKNRLKRLEGQIKGVLRMMEEGKDCKEVITQLSASRSAIDRTIGVIVSSNLIACMENLDEADDRTHEAIINEAVDLLVKSR; encoded by the coding sequence ATGGAATACGATGACAAAGTAAAAAACCGGTTAAAACGTCTTGAGGGGCAAATTAAAGGTGTCTTGCGTATGATGGAAGAGGGGAAAGACTGTAAAGAAGTCATTACCCAATTGTCTGCCAGTCGTTCTGCTATCGACCGCACGATTGGTGTAATTGTGAGTTCCAACTTGATTGCATGCATGGAAAATCTGGACGAGGCCGATGACCGCACACATGAGGCCATAATTAACGAAGCGGTGGATCTTTTGGTAAAGAGTCGATAA